GTATCAGCATCCACCAATTGAAGCTTCTTACCAGCAAAGTCTACCATCATTTTGTCTGCCGCCTTGTGTTCAAATACATAGGACAGCTGCTGACTTTTATGGTATCTTCGGTAATGCTCGCAAAATTGAGAGTATTGCACCCCATCCGGATATTGCTGCTTGTACTGTTCCCAAAGCATAAACTTTGTCACACCAATTCTCGATAACTGGATATCCATCTGGGGAAATAACCCATATAACTCATCATGCGTAGGCTTGTCATCCGATGGCGGATAGACTATAGAATATAGCTCCTTGTCGCTGAGGTGTACTAACTCTTTATACGATAATGGATGTTTGTCTAAGACATCCTTATACTTATTGATGGTATTCCTAGACATGCCAGTCTTCTCACTGATCTGCCTATATGAATGACCTTTTAAACTAAGCTTTAAAAACTGCTTTAACTTATTCATCGATATTATTTGATTGGCCATATCAGAGTATTATTTTACTCCAATATAACTATCAAATCAACTTCTCAAAGTGGTTCAGTTTGCTCCGGAATCAATGGTTCAGTTTGCTCCGGAATCACTGGTTCAGTTTGCTCCGGAATGAGTGGCTCAATTTACTCCGGAATACTCACCCATATCCATTCGTATTTTAACCATTCCAAATTTGAGCAACCAAGCACTTTGTCAAATGGTGTTTGTGCAAATAAAATCACTACTCCATTTTCTTTTAGTATTCGTTTGTATTGCTCCCAAAGTTTATTCAAGTCTAAAACAGAATCCCATTTGCAGTTAGTAGTTCCATAAGGTAAATCGCAAATAATAGCATCAATTGATTTGTCTTCAATAAAAGGAAAAACATCGAAGCAATCAGCGTTCACAAAAGTACTGCCACTAACACGGGTTTGGCAAATTGGCTGTTCGGTAATTCTATCAATCATTCGTTTTTAATTATTAAGTTTTGTGCTTCTATCAAACATTCGGTTCAGCCACTTCGCCAAGCCCGAAAACGTGTGTGTCTTGAACAACCTGTGCAGATAGGTTGATGCTGTATGATAGATGAGAGTAGGTCTCTCGGTGGCGACCGTCAGGGGTAGCTACCAAACCACCTTAAGGTGCAAATGCCGAAAGACAGATGTGCTGAACGTTAAGGATGACTGAACGATTCCGCCGGTAGTGGATCGATGCCCATAAGCGGCATCGAAGTGAAGGAACCCGCCGCTGGCGGGGTGGGTGGGCATTGACAGCTGTAGGTGAGTGTACAGGAGTTGAATGAAAGTGAACCAATGATGAAGCCTCGTAAGGGCAATAAAAGTTATCAAAAGCAGGCAGTTACGTTTGTGCTTGCGACAGAGTGTATCGGGCGTCCTGATTATTGGGTACATGATAACCGGGGTTAAGTTGGCAAGAACTGTACATAGGCTATCATAGGGAACAAGAGAAGTCAACATCGTACTGTAAAATCGTAAGAGGAAGCAGTCAGATAAGGGATGGCCTGAGATGTTGGCGGCAGACCAAATCGTAGTAGTGATGAAGACTCTGTAATGGAGTTGGAGCGAAGGGTTTGGCATGTTTAGTTTACAAAATTATTGACAACCGATCAAAAAGGGATGACCGATTATTTTGAGACAAAATCACAACCAATCAGAGATGAATTGGTGCATCCAACAAAGATATTACATTATCTTTGTGTGATTTAAAAACATGAAGAGCCGTGTGAAGGGAGACTTTCACGCACGGTTCTGTGAGAACGTAGGGGTGAGATTCCCCTGCGTGACTCGATTATGATCGACCAAAAGGAAAGCACCTTGAAAATATATTTGTATCGCATTTAAGAAACTATTATCTTTGCTTAAACGTTTAAGATTTGGAACTTTTTGAGATAGAGTTTTTACCAGAAGCGTTGGAGTATCTAAATGAAATTCCAATAAAAGCCAAGGACAAGATCCTTTTTAATATGGCTATGGCAAAATCTAGAAAAGACCCAAAATTGTTCAAACCGTTGATGGATGGAATTTGGTATTTTAGAGCTCAACACTTTGGTATCCATTATAGAATTTTTGCATTTTGGGACAAGACTAATAAAATTGACACCTTGGTAATTGCAACACATGGAATCATCAAGAAAAGCGATAAACCTGAAAAATCAGAAATTTTAAAGGCAAAAGCCATAAAAGATAAATAT
The genomic region above belongs to Saprospiraceae bacterium and contains:
- a CDS encoding type II toxin-antitoxin system RelE/ParE family toxin encodes the protein MELFEIEFLPEALEYLNEIPIKAKDKILFNMAMAKSRKDPKLFKPLMDGIWYFRAQHFGIHYRIFAFWDKTNKIDTLVIATHGIIKKSDKPEKSEILKAKAIKDKYFESKK